From a single Marinobacter sp. SS13-12 genomic region:
- a CDS encoding cobalamin B12-binding domain-containing protein encodes MQNNDNNATVIRVMLAKIGLDGHDRGIKVVARALRDAGMDVVYTGLHRTPEEVVDAAIQEDVDILGISLLSGAHMHIFPKVLELLKAKEAEDMIVAGGGVIPDDDVKELYQMGVHKILLQDTPPQEIIDSFRQLVADRGAR; translated from the coding sequence ATGCAAAACAATGACAACAACGCAACTGTGATTCGGGTAATGTTGGCCAAAATCGGTCTGGATGGTCATGACCGGGGCATAAAAGTGGTTGCGCGTGCGCTCCGGGATGCTGGCATGGATGTGGTCTATACCGGGCTGCATCGCACACCGGAAGAAGTCGTCGATGCCGCTATCCAGGAAGACGTGGATATCCTGGGCATCAGCCTGCTCTCGGGCGCGCACATGCACATTTTCCCCAAAGTTCTGGAGCTCCTGAAAGCGAAGGAAGCGGAAGACATGATCGTTGCCGGTGGTGGTGTTATCCCGGATGACGATGTCAAAGAGCTCTACCAGATGGGCGTCCACAAGATTCTGTTACAGGACACTCCTCCCCAGGAAATCATTGATTCGTTCCGGCAACTGGTTGCTGACCGTGGTGCCCGATAA
- a CDS encoding AMP-binding protein: protein MEEWNFPPNYNKDYFPDPNSPYWFRDRETMDPEKRDELIVARIRDVMAYAYDHSPFYQRKWDEAGIKAKDIRTLADFEEVPVVTKQELRDSQAKNPPFGDYLCCPESDIHHIHGTSGTTGRPTAFGISRRDWDTIANNHARIMWGMGLRPGDTVFVAAILSLYMGSWGALIGAERLGCKAFPFGAGAPGMTARAVTWLGMMKPAGLYSTPSYALRLAEVAREEGVDPKEFGIKVLFFSGEPGGSIPSIRDKIQDIYGAKVVDCGTMAELTPWMHASGSADTEGMLLWQDIVYTEVADPNTNRRVPYGEQGTPIYTHLERTSQPMIRMVSGDLTHWVMEDNPCGRTYPRLPKGIYGRIDDMFQIRGENVYPSAIAEVLEGLAGYGGEHRIIISRGGSMDELAVQAEFDQETANKGPDAVKAMGERVEAELSRVLGVRARVVMVEPETFPRTDFKAQRVVDDRDLYQSLNQKRGG from the coding sequence ATGGAAGAGTGGAATTTTCCCCCCAATTACAACAAAGACTATTTTCCGGACCCGAACAGCCCTTACTGGTTCCGCGACCGGGAAACGATGGACCCGGAAAAGCGGGATGAGCTGATCGTTGCGCGCATCCGCGACGTGATGGCCTATGCCTACGACCACTCGCCCTTTTACCAGCGCAAGTGGGACGAGGCCGGTATAAAGGCCAAAGACATCCGCACCCTTGCAGACTTCGAAGAAGTGCCTGTCGTCACCAAACAGGAACTGCGTGATTCCCAGGCAAAAAATCCGCCCTTCGGGGATTATCTCTGCTGCCCTGAAAGCGATATCCATCATATCCATGGCACCTCCGGAACAACCGGCCGGCCCACCGCCTTTGGTATTTCCCGCCGTGACTGGGACACCATCGCCAACAACCATGCCCGGATCATGTGGGGTATGGGCCTGCGGCCGGGAGACACGGTGTTTGTGGCCGCTATCCTCAGTCTCTATATGGGGTCCTGGGGTGCGCTGATCGGTGCCGAAAGATTGGGCTGCAAGGCGTTTCCCTTTGGCGCTGGCGCTCCCGGGATGACGGCACGAGCCGTTACCTGGCTGGGTATGATGAAGCCCGCCGGGCTCTACTCCACACCTTCCTATGCGCTGAGGCTGGCGGAAGTCGCTCGTGAGGAAGGGGTTGACCCCAAAGAGTTCGGTATCAAGGTGCTGTTCTTTTCCGGTGAGCCGGGCGGATCCATTCCGTCCATCCGGGACAAGATCCAGGATATCTACGGTGCCAAGGTGGTTGATTGCGGAACCATGGCCGAACTGACCCCTTGGATGCATGCCTCCGGCAGCGCCGACACCGAGGGCATGCTGCTGTGGCAGGACATTGTCTACACCGAAGTCGCAGACCCGAATACCAATCGTCGTGTTCCCTACGGCGAGCAGGGCACTCCGATCTATACCCACCTCGAGCGGACTTCCCAACCGATGATCCGCATGGTCTCCGGCGACCTGACCCATTGGGTGATGGAAGACAACCCGTGCGGACGAACCTATCCACGACTGCCCAAAGGTATCTACGGGCGGATCGACGACATGTTCCAGATCCGTGGTGAAAACGTCTACCCCAGCGCCATCGCTGAAGTTCTCGAGGGCCTCGCCGGCTATGGCGGTGAGCACCGAATCATCATCTCACGGGGCGGCTCCATGGATGAGCTGGCAGTCCAGGCAGAATTCGACCAGGAGACCGCGAACAAGGGCCCGGATGCGGTCAAGGCGATGGGAGAAAGGGTGGAGGCCGAGCTCAGCCGGGTGCTGGGTGTTCGGGCAAGGGTCGTCATGGTCGAGCCGGAGACCTTCCCGCGCACCGACTTCAAGGCTCAGCGTGTCGTTGACGACAGAGATCTGTACCAGAGCCTCAACCAGAAGCGGGGTGGTTGA